In Reichenbachiella agarivorans, one genomic interval encodes:
- a CDS encoding S1/P1 nuclease produces the protein MKSRSILVLALTLSCLTAFGWGKTGHRVVGDIAYWHLNKKAKSNIHQLLKHEHLNMVGNYMDFIRSDSKNDYMTPWHYCTVPDGQTYAEAGTPDEGDAVVTINRLIEELKTKKFTYGDELENLKYLVHLVADIHQPLHVGNGEDKGGNTVKVNFMWEDTNLHSVWDSGLIDYQQLSFTEYSKWINHVSQTALEKYQSEGIDVWIQESMSYRPQVYDIPENGKLSYEYNYKNISIVNDRLLKAGVRLAGILNEIYG, from the coding sequence ATGAAATCTAGAAGCATATTAGTTTTGGCGTTGACGCTGTCTTGTTTGACGGCCTTTGGTTGGGGCAAAACAGGTCATCGTGTCGTTGGAGACATTGCCTATTGGCATCTCAATAAAAAGGCAAAGAGCAACATTCATCAGTTGCTCAAACATGAGCACCTCAACATGGTGGGCAACTACATGGATTTTATTCGCTCGGATAGTAAAAACGATTACATGACGCCATGGCACTATTGTACAGTACCTGATGGACAAACCTATGCAGAGGCAGGTACACCAGATGAAGGTGATGCTGTGGTCACGATCAACAGGCTAATAGAAGAATTGAAGACCAAAAAATTTACTTATGGTGACGAACTAGAAAATTTGAAGTACCTGGTTCACCTGGTTGCAGATATTCATCAGCCCTTGCATGTGGGTAATGGAGAAGACAAAGGTGGCAACACTGTCAAAGTGAATTTTATGTGGGAAGACACCAATCTGCACAGTGTGTGGGACAGTGGTTTGATTGATTACCAACAATTGAGTTTTACGGAATACTCTAAGTGGATCAATCATGTGTCACAAACAGCATTGGAGAAATACCAATCTGAAGGAATCGATGTTTGGATTCAGGAATCTATGAGTTACCGTCCCCAAGTTTATGACATTCCAGAAAATGGAAAGCTATCGTACGAATACAACTATAAGAATATCTCGATTGTCAATGACCGATTGCTCAAAGCTGGTGTGAGATTGGCAGGCATCTTGAATGAGATATATGGTTAG